TCATGAGCTGATGCCGCGTCCTCAATGATAATTGCTGCGACACCGATCTTCTTATCTTCCATTGAGAATACCGCCCCTCTCCATTCAACAGCGGAGTCCACGAATAAACCATTCCCGTTGCCGATCTTATCCCTATCCCTTCATGCCCAGAGATATTATAGTCGTGAATGCTTTTTCAGGTGTCATATCTATGTACTCCACAGATTCTTCGGGAAAGAAGAAGACCAGGCCTGTCGTAGGATTTGGTGATGTGGGCACAAAGATAGTAGTGAGTATGCCGTCGTCCCGCATCTCTCTGTGTGTGACGAAACCGATTATATAGCCCTTGCCGCACGGAACTTTTGCCGTTCCGAGGTATCCGAGCTCGCCTCCGCCAGAAGTAAAGGTCTGCACCATGTCGCGGAATGTCATATACCATCCGCCGACGACAGGTATTCTTGAGATCCACTGTTCGATTACGCTGAACAGCCATTTTTCCCGCCGCCTGAGT
This genomic window from Synergistaceae bacterium contains:
- a CDS encoding DUF502 domain-containing protein yields the protein MASEKMKNNGTEAERRTFRSLAGRVGRDFCLGCITLIPLAVLIFVFYYITLLLESVGGMIFGLTKSIRSTFIISVIIVFLLIYTGRKLRRREKWLFSVIEQWISRIPVVGGWYMTFRDMVQTFTSGGGELGYLGTAKVPCGKGYIIGFVTHREMRDDGILTTIFVPTSPNPTTGLVFFFPEESVEYIDMTPEKAFTTIISLGMKG